From Paraflavitalea devenefica, the proteins below share one genomic window:
- a CDS encoding M1 family metallopeptidase, protein MNRTLLIAISCLFFSLYSAAQAGRQKVFTLADTLRGSLTPERTWWDIQRYDLSVKPDYNTKTISGVNEITYKVTGSNARMQIDMREPLVIDSVLFNHKTSLSFAKEGTVWYIQAPKQSLNAINSVAIYYHGQAHEAVRPPWDGGWTWTTDSLKRPWMTVTCQGLGASIWYPCKDHQSDEPDKGASLTMTVPDTLVAVANGRLQSKKVNGDGTTSWKWAVVNPISNYCIIPYIGKYVNWSEVYKGEKGNLDVNYWVLDYNLEKAKVYMPKEVNNMLHAFEHWFGPYPFYEDGYKLIETSNTGMEHQSAVSYGNWFKPGYRGRDGSGTGWGMKWDFIIIHESGHEWFGNNITTNDLADMWVHEGFTNYSETLFIDYIFGKEAANQYNQGIRRGIRNDRPIIPDYHVNAQGSGDMYPKAGNMLHAIRHSLDNDNLWRNILRGLNKQFYHQTVNSTQVEKYISTNAKFDYGKVFDQYLRTVQLPTFEYYFSDDKKKVFYRYANCIEGFNLPLVLKDKTTVLKIKPTAQWQNLSLKGDQAALFDKAAIEAMYYLTVTNGR, encoded by the coding sequence ATGAACAGGACCCTCCTCATTGCTATCAGTTGCCTCTTTTTCTCCCTGTATAGTGCTGCCCAGGCCGGCCGGCAAAAGGTATTCACACTGGCCGATACCTTGCGTGGCAGCCTCACGCCCGAAAGGACCTGGTGGGATATACAACGGTATGATCTTTCCGTAAAGCCGGATTACAATACCAAAACCATCAGTGGGGTGAATGAAATCACTTATAAAGTGACCGGCTCCAACGCCCGGATGCAGATCGATATGCGGGAACCCCTGGTCATTGATAGCGTGCTGTTCAACCACAAAACGTCTTTATCCTTTGCCAAAGAGGGTACTGTATGGTATATCCAGGCGCCAAAACAGTCCCTGAATGCCATCAATTCTGTAGCCATCTATTACCATGGCCAGGCGCATGAAGCAGTGCGCCCACCCTGGGACGGCGGATGGACCTGGACCACCGACTCTCTCAAGCGTCCGTGGATGACAGTAACCTGCCAGGGATTGGGTGCTTCCATCTGGTATCCCTGCAAAGACCACCAGAGCGATGAGCCCGATAAAGGCGCCAGTCTTACCATGACCGTACCCGACACACTCGTGGCGGTAGCCAATGGAAGGCTCCAGTCTAAGAAAGTGAATGGCGATGGCACTACTTCCTGGAAATGGGCGGTCGTAAATCCCATCAGCAACTATTGTATCATACCCTACATCGGCAAATATGTCAACTGGAGTGAAGTGTACAAAGGGGAGAAGGGGAATCTTGATGTAAACTACTGGGTATTGGATTATAACCTGGAAAAGGCGAAGGTCTACATGCCGAAAGAAGTAAACAATATGCTGCATGCATTTGAACATTGGTTCGGACCCTATCCGTTTTATGAGGATGGGTACAAACTCATTGAAACCTCCAATACAGGTATGGAGCACCAGAGTGCAGTATCCTATGGTAACTGGTTCAAGCCTGGTTACCGCGGACGGGACGGTTCAGGCACGGGCTGGGGTATGAAATGGGATTTCATCATCATCCATGAAAGCGGGCATGAGTGGTTTGGCAACAACATCACCACCAACGACCTGGCCGACATGTGGGTGCATGAAGGATTTACCAACTACAGTGAAACCCTTTTCATTGATTACATCTTTGGAAAGGAAGCGGCCAATCAATACAACCAGGGTATACGGCGCGGTATCCGCAATGACCGGCCCATCATTCCCGACTATCATGTCAATGCACAGGGCAGTGGGGATATGTATCCCAAAGCAGGCAACATGCTGCATGCCATCCGGCATAGCCTGGATAATGACAACCTGTGGCGCAATATACTGCGGGGACTGAACAAACAATTCTATCACCAGACGGTCAACTCCACACAGGTAGAAAAATACATCTCTACCAACGCAAAGTTTGATTACGGTAAAGTCTTTGATCAGTACCTGCGTACCGTACAGCTACCTACATTCGAATACTACTTCAGCGATGATAAAAAGAAAGTGTTTTATCGCTACGCCAACTGCATAGAAGGATTCAACCTGCCGCTGGTATTGAAAGACAAAACCACCGTGCTGAAAATAAAACCTACTGCGCAATGGCAGAACCTTTCACTGAAGGGCGACCAGGCTGCACTGTTCGATAAAGCAGCCATTGAAGCTATGTACTACCTCACCGTTACCAATGGGCGTTGA
- a CDS encoding DUF3574 domain-containing protein: MMTTIKPVTIIAVLLLLLSACATTRRTDLYFGLNIPGGGQVSKEQWQWFSDSVVALRFPEGYTERDATGKWRDTQLHTTITEQTKVLTFIGKKSRQRQAHLDTLMQVYMQRYQQQAVLRMDVKGRMWLEALRGNEALRH, encoded by the coding sequence ATGATGACAACTATTAAACCTGTTACGATTATTGCCGTTTTGTTATTGCTGTTGAGCGCCTGCGCTACCACCCGGCGGACTGATCTGTATTTTGGCCTCAATATTCCCGGTGGCGGACAGGTGTCCAAAGAACAATGGCAATGGTTCAGCGACAGCGTGGTAGCCCTGCGGTTCCCGGAAGGTTATACTGAAAGAGATGCTACCGGCAAATGGCGCGACACCCAACTGCATACTACGATCACAGAACAGACAAAGGTGTTGACGTTCATCGGTAAGAAAAGCAGACAGCGGCAGGCCCACCTGGATACACTGATGCAGGTATATATGCAACGCTACCAGCAGCAGGCGGTGCTGAGGATGGATGTGAAGGGAAGGATGTGGTTGGAGGCGTTAAGAGGCAACGAGGCATTGAGGCATTAA
- a CDS encoding DUF6934 family protein yields the protein MSSLGNRYHLQEQKSEQDLKFFFISKGQQDVVKVIQYSFIQKIFDKSVYNLGFGDYDIVMDTIIDDVNTNNGDAFKVLNTVLSTIPLFFENYEGCVLMVQGSDGRPEFIEICRQKCVKKCKDECKNFNRRINIYSYYVNKSYEQLAVDYQFFGGLKNGEGYTVLEAYKVGKKYDSVLLVKRND from the coding sequence ATGAGCAGTTTAGGAAATAGATATCACTTACAGGAACAAAAATCCGAACAGGATCTTAAATTCTTTTTTATAAGTAAAGGACAGCAGGATGTGGTTAAAGTAATTCAATACTCTTTCATACAAAAGATATTTGACAAGAGCGTTTATAACCTTGGATTTGGTGATTATGATATCGTTATGGATACTATTATAGATGATGTCAATACTAATAATGGCGACGCTTTTAAGGTTCTGAATACGGTGTTAAGTACTATTCCTCTGTTTTTTGAAAATTATGAAGGTTGTGTGTTAATGGTGCAGGGGAGCGATGGAAGGCCTGAATTTATTGAAATATGCAGGCAGAAATGTGTGAAGAAATGTAAGGACGAATGTAAGAACTTTAATAGGAGAATTAACATTTATAGCTATTATGTGAACAAGAGTTATGAGCAATTAGCCGTTGATTATCAGTTTTTTGGCGGCCTGAAGAATGGAGAGGGGTATACAGTTTTAGAAGCGTACAAAGTAGGTAAAAAGTATGATTCAGTACTATTAGTAAAAAGAAATGATTAA
- a CDS encoding DUF4856 domain-containing protein, producing MAKRLLYLLSATVLFVSATSCNKDDDDTILPYTVPDTYTFDNTEYKEAAARISMWVGYTGLLGKSNGRQLSQDTVNNLWNNTNNSFTAETAAGIPYTYDVLNTLSYNLAGKTADAVAFKALADSMVKVSQYYNTTASKGVAGKIGSRIFNYTGLEFNQAIAKGLMGALTLSNVISILDKIPTDDNNTVVAGSGTAMQHNWDLAFGYVGIPKNYDSAKAYTSADVDRPFALGGYFRERGRYLKIGGTVFEAFRKGRAAIAAKDYAVRNQAIATIKEYLEKMLAAAGYYYITAAQTQTELSAKFHGLSEGYGFVLALKYRAANSKLTTANYQTLLDLIKTDFYTLAEDASNTKLKQAQAIFTNAYGQLQP from the coding sequence ATGGCAAAAAGACTGCTCTATCTCTTATCTGCGACTGTTTTATTTGTTTCTGCCACCTCCTGTAATAAAGACGACGACGATACCATACTTCCTTATACCGTGCCGGATACCTATACTTTCGATAACACTGAATACAAAGAAGCGGCTGCCAGGATCAGCATGTGGGTAGGCTATACCGGGCTGCTGGGCAAATCCAACGGCCGCCAGTTGAGCCAGGATACTGTCAACAACCTGTGGAACAATACCAACAACTCCTTTACAGCAGAAACTGCCGCCGGCATACCTTATACGTATGACGTGCTGAATACCCTGTCTTATAACCTGGCCGGTAAAACCGCCGATGCTGTTGCCTTCAAGGCGCTGGCCGATTCCATGGTAAAGGTGAGCCAGTACTACAACACCACAGCATCCAAGGGTGTAGCTGGTAAAATAGGCAGCCGGATATTCAACTACACCGGGCTGGAATTCAACCAGGCCATAGCCAAAGGTTTGATGGGCGCCCTTACCCTGAGCAATGTCATCAGCATCCTGGATAAAATACCAACCGACGATAACAATACCGTAGTAGCTGGTTCCGGAACAGCCATGCAGCACAACTGGGACCTCGCTTTTGGATATGTTGGCATACCTAAGAATTATGATAGTGCAAAAGCCTATACCAGTGCTGATGTAGACAGGCCATTTGCTCTCGGTGGCTATTTCCGCGAAAGGGGCCGCTACCTCAAAATAGGTGGCACTGTATTCGAAGCCTTCAGAAAAGGCCGTGCAGCCATCGCTGCAAAAGATTATGCTGTGCGCAACCAGGCCATTGCCACCATCAAAGAATACCTGGAAAAAATGCTGGCTGCTGCAGGATATTATTATATCACGGCTGCTCAAACACAGACTGAACTGTCGGCCAAGTTCCATGGATTGTCCGAAGGCTATGGTTTTGTATTGGCACTGAAATACCGGGCTGCCAACAGCAAGCTTACTACAGCCAACTACCAAACCTTATTAGACCTGATCAAAACAGATTTCTATACATTGGCTGAGGATGCCAGCAACACCAAGCTCAAACAGGCGCAGGCTATTTTCACCAACGCCTATGGGCAGTTGCAACCCTAA
- a CDS encoding imelysin family protein, with amino-acid sequence MNRKLYRSGIVGAALAAVVLYACSKGGNNDSGTTGNDTFKSEMLVNYADNIIIPAYANLQTKLGLLETSINAFIAAPSVATQTTVKGSFKDAYLSFEGVSAAYFGPAAAILLNNYINTFPAVPAKIEAGIQSGTYNFTIPVASDSIQGFPALDYLLFSADAVQKFSDAGAANRKKYVQDVIGRIKSLVANTLAQWNGAYHHTFINSLKTDVGSSIGSLVNQLAFEMDAMKGPRIGWPFGKQSNGIVFADKCEGYYAGITGELAVANLTSLKNYFTGGAGKGIDDYLILLKKNQLNTDVLAQFEVALNALKAIPAPMSAAFANNATLVEAAYKEVQKLLTLIKTDVASATAVQITYMDNDGD; translated from the coding sequence ATGAACAGGAAGCTTTACAGATCAGGGATTGTAGGCGCGGCGCTGGCCGCTGTGGTCTTGTACGCCTGCAGCAAGGGGGGCAACAATGATAGCGGCACAACCGGCAACGATACTTTCAAATCGGAAATGCTGGTCAACTATGCCGATAATATTATCATACCGGCATACGCGAACCTGCAAACAAAACTGGGACTACTGGAAACCAGTATCAATGCTTTTATTGCAGCGCCATCAGTGGCCACACAAACAACTGTGAAAGGATCTTTCAAGGATGCTTATCTCAGTTTTGAGGGCGTGTCTGCAGCTTACTTTGGCCCGGCCGCTGCTATCCTGCTTAATAATTACATCAATACCTTCCCCGCCGTGCCTGCCAAAATAGAAGCAGGCATTCAATCCGGCACCTACAACTTTACCATACCGGTTGCATCCGACAGCATACAGGGTTTCCCGGCCCTTGATTACCTGCTGTTCTCTGCAGATGCAGTACAAAAGTTTTCGGATGCCGGCGCCGCCAACCGGAAAAAATATGTACAGGATGTTATTGGCAGGATAAAATCACTGGTGGCCAATACGCTGGCGCAGTGGAATGGCGCCTACCATCATACCTTTATCAACTCACTCAAAACAGACGTCGGCAGCTCCATTGGCAGCCTCGTTAATCAACTGGCTTTTGAAATGGATGCCATGAAAGGTCCGCGCATTGGCTGGCCCTTTGGCAAGCAATCCAACGGGATCGTATTTGCCGATAAATGTGAAGGATACTATGCTGGCATTACAGGCGAGCTGGCCGTAGCCAACCTCACCAGCCTTAAAAACTATTTTACCGGAGGTGCGGGCAAAGGCATAGATGATTACCTTATCCTGCTGAAGAAAAACCAGCTCAATACGGATGTACTGGCGCAGTTTGAGGTGGCGCTGAATGCCCTCAAGGCTATCCCGGCGCCCATGTCGGCCGCATTTGCCAACAATGCCACCCTGGTGGAAGCGGCGTATAAAGAAGTGCAGAAATTATTAACGCTTATCAAAACTGATGTGGCCTCTGCTACAGCGGTACAGATAACCTACATGGATAATGACGGGGATTAA
- a CDS encoding HTTM domain-containing protein, giving the protein MTGIKMEAAGRPVSIAPLVTFRMVFGLLMLLSILRFWWRGWVTSVYVLPDFHFTYWGFEWVQPLGNTGMHLLFGVMALSALLLAIGLWYRIAAVVFFLSFTYVELIDLTTYLNHYYFISLIAFIMIWLPANRHYSVDAWLRPQIRRTQVPGWTIGLLRFQLAVVYIFAGLAKLDADWLLQAEPMRTWLPSKSHLPLVGKYMYATWVAYLFSWFGAVYDLFIVFFLLNKRTRPVAYGFVLVFHIATAIFFPGIGMFPYVMIAASLIFFSGSFHEKLLSRLPFYTSMSSLPATREAYHFKWNKPMEIAIAVYILLQLIIPLRFLAYPDRLFWSEEGYRFSWRVMLMEKSGAAYFTVKDSAARSGYTVNNQEFLTPIQEKMMSTQPDMILKYAHHLAREYKKRGMQNPEVYGEVYVSLNGERSRLFIDSTVNLAQQQLGWHHYTWILPYKPSITANK; this is encoded by the coding sequence ATGACGGGGATTAAAATGGAGGCTGCCGGCAGGCCCGTTTCTATTGCGCCGCTGGTAACCTTCCGCATGGTATTCGGACTGCTGATGTTGCTTAGTATCCTGCGCTTTTGGTGGCGGGGCTGGGTAACCTCTGTCTATGTACTGCCCGATTTTCATTTTACCTACTGGGGCTTTGAATGGGTGCAGCCGCTGGGTAACACCGGTATGCACCTGCTCTTTGGGGTTATGGCGCTCTCGGCCCTCTTGCTGGCCATCGGTCTTTGGTACCGCATAGCGGCCGTTGTATTTTTTCTCAGCTTCACCTATGTGGAGCTGATAGATCTTACCACTTACCTCAATCATTACTACTTCATCAGCCTCATCGCGTTCATCATGATCTGGCTGCCCGCCAACCGTCATTATTCCGTTGATGCATGGCTGCGTCCGCAGATACGGAGAACGCAGGTGCCGGGCTGGACCATTGGCCTGCTGCGTTTTCAACTGGCAGTGGTGTATATCTTTGCCGGGCTGGCCAAGCTGGATGCCGACTGGTTACTGCAGGCAGAACCTATGCGTACCTGGCTGCCCTCCAAAAGCCACCTGCCCCTTGTAGGAAAGTATATGTATGCTACCTGGGTAGCCTACCTCTTCTCCTGGTTCGGGGCTGTATATGATCTCTTCATTGTCTTCTTCCTGCTCAATAAAAGAACAAGGCCCGTAGCGTACGGTTTCGTGCTTGTCTTTCACATCGCCACCGCCATCTTCTTTCCCGGTATTGGCATGTTCCCCTATGTTATGATTGCGGCCAGCCTCATCTTCTTTTCCGGCAGCTTCCACGAAAAACTATTGTCCCGCCTGCCTTTTTACACCAGTATGTCCAGCCTGCCGGCAACCCGGGAAGCCTATCATTTCAAATGGAATAAGCCGATGGAGATAGCCATAGCAGTATACATACTCTTGCAGCTCATCATTCCATTGCGTTTCCTTGCTTACCCCGACCGGCTTTTCTGGAGCGAGGAAGGCTACCGTTTTTCCTGGCGCGTTATGCTCATGGAAAAATCAGGGGCTGCTTACTTTACCGTAAAAGACAGTGCTGCGCGCAGCGGCTATACCGTCAATAACCAGGAATTCCTGACCCCTATACAGGAGAAAATGATGAGCACCCAGCCGGATATGATCCTCAAATATGCTCATCACCTTGCCCGGGAATACAAAAAAAGAGGGATGCAAAACCCCGAAGTATATGGGGAGGTGTATGTATCGCTCAACGGAGAACGCTCACGGTTATTCATAGATTCTACCGTCAACCTCGCACAGCAGCAGTTGGGTTGGCATCATTATACATGGATATTACCCTATAAACCATCAATAACAGCGAACAAATGA
- a CDS encoding TonB-dependent receptor: MRKWLLIMICSLITVTTWAQQPQQFTLSGTIQAGDETLVNASVQLLPLAATTLTNDHGYFRFAKLAPGSYSIKITALGFKEYSDSITISNKSIALAISLTAAGAQNLEAVLVVSKKQEAVSGKLRDVAGTAIYAGKKTELINMRYINGNLATNNTRQIYARIPGLNIWEYDRGGLQLGIGGRGLSPNRSSNFNIRQNGYDISADALGYPESYYTPSAEALDRIEIIRGAASLQYGPQFGGLVNFIMKEGPREKPIEFTTRQSAGSFGFFNSFNSIGGTIANKKLNYYTFYQYKKGDDWRPNSHYDQHNAYLHLAYDFTPRLKVTAEYTFMKYLAQQPGGLTDAQYKEDPSVSVRARNWFRVNWNLISLTADYAFSEHTRLNWRNYTLQGGRDAVGILSYINRPDYGGNRDLMTDKYNNWGSELRFIHQYNLFNNQASTFLVGTRYYKGLTTRKQGDANDGAGADFYFLGPEPNRSQYRFPGTNLAAFAENIFRINKYWSITPGIRFEHINTKAEGYYYKQNIFIDDEKIEETKSNPRSFVLLGIGTSWKFKNGAELYANISQNYRSINFNDIRVVNANAKVDPDLKDETGFNIDLGIRGNYRNWLYADLSFFYLQYNNRIGSIFTRDTSFMTYRLRTNVSDSRNMGLEALIEGDILKAIYQEKAKYKLSLYTSLSLIDAKYINTKNTAIADKLVENVPPVLVRAGLSFGNPRFNVTCQYAYQAKQYSDATNTEETPTAVDGAIPAFSVMDLSLSYNWRQFTLYTGVNNITDEKYFTRRADGYPGPGILPADKRNFYATIQFKL; the protein is encoded by the coding sequence ATGAGAAAGTGGCTTTTGATAATGATTTGCAGTTTGATCACTGTAACCACCTGGGCGCAACAACCGCAGCAATTCACCCTTAGCGGTACCATCCAGGCAGGTGATGAAACCCTCGTCAATGCTTCTGTGCAACTATTGCCGCTTGCGGCTACCACACTTACCAATGACCATGGCTACTTCCGGTTTGCCAAACTGGCGCCGGGCAGTTACAGCATCAAAATAACCGCACTGGGCTTTAAGGAATACAGCGATAGTATAACCATCTCCAATAAAAGCATTGCCCTCGCTATCAGCCTTACGGCAGCCGGTGCGCAAAACCTCGAAGCCGTGTTGGTGGTATCAAAGAAACAGGAAGCTGTCTCAGGTAAGCTCAGGGATGTGGCCGGCACCGCCATCTATGCCGGTAAAAAAACAGAGCTCATCAACATGCGCTACATCAACGGCAATCTTGCTACCAACAATACCCGCCAGATCTATGCGCGTATTCCCGGGCTCAATATATGGGAGTATGACCGCGGCGGCCTGCAGTTGGGCATCGGTGGCAGGGGGCTTAGTCCCAACCGTTCCTCCAACTTCAACATCCGGCAAAACGGATACGATATCAGTGCCGATGCGCTTGGTTATCCCGAAAGTTATTATACACCATCGGCAGAAGCGCTCGACAGGATCGAGATCATCCGTGGGGCGGCCAGCCTGCAATATGGTCCGCAGTTTGGCGGGCTCGTCAACTTCATCATGAAGGAAGGCCCCCGCGAAAAACCCATAGAGTTTACTACCCGCCAGTCTGCAGGCTCTTTTGGTTTCTTTAATTCCTTCAACAGCATAGGCGGCACCATTGCCAATAAGAAACTCAATTACTATACTTTTTACCAATACAAAAAAGGCGACGACTGGCGGCCCAACAGTCACTACGATCAGCACAACGCCTACCTGCACCTTGCCTACGATTTCACGCCACGGCTGAAAGTGACCGCAGAATACACCTTCATGAAATACCTGGCGCAGCAGCCCGGCGGTCTTACCGATGCACAGTATAAAGAAGATCCTTCTGTATCCGTGAGGGCCAGGAACTGGTTCCGGGTGAACTGGAACCTCATCAGCCTCACGGCTGATTATGCTTTCAGCGAACATACCCGGCTCAACTGGCGCAATTATACCTTGCAGGGTGGGAGGGATGCAGTAGGCATCCTGTCGTACATCAACCGACCCGATTATGGGGGCAACAGGGATCTGATGACTGACAAATACAACAACTGGGGTTCTGAACTGCGCTTCATTCACCAGTACAACCTGTTCAACAACCAGGCAAGTACCTTCCTTGTAGGGACCCGTTATTACAAAGGGCTTACCACCAGGAAGCAAGGTGATGCCAATGATGGCGCCGGTGCAGACTTCTACTTTTTAGGCCCCGAACCCAACAGGTCGCAATACCGTTTCCCGGGCACCAATCTCGCTGCCTTTGCAGAGAACATCTTCCGCATCAATAAATACTGGAGCATTACCCCCGGCATCCGCTTTGAGCACATTAATACCAAAGCCGAAGGGTACTATTACAAGCAGAACATCTTTATTGATGATGAGAAAATTGAGGAAACAAAATCCAATCCCCGTTCCTTTGTGTTGCTGGGCATCGGCACTTCCTGGAAATTTAAAAATGGGGCAGAGTTGTATGCCAACATTTCACAGAACTATCGTTCCATCAACTTCAATGATATCCGGGTAGTTAATGCGAACGCGAAAGTAGACCCTGACCTGAAAGATGAAACCGGTTTCAATATAGACCTGGGTATACGGGGCAACTACAGGAACTGGCTGTATGCAGATCTCAGCTTCTTTTACCTTCAATACAACAACAGGATCGGTTCCATCTTTACAAGAGATACCAGCTTCATGACCTACCGCCTGCGTACCAATGTGTCCGACAGCCGCAACATGGGCCTCGAAGCCCTCATTGAGGGCGATATCCTGAAAGCTATTTACCAGGAAAAGGCAAAATACAAGCTCAGCCTGTATACCAGTCTTTCACTCATTGATGCCAAATACATTAATACAAAGAATACGGCCATTGCCGACAAACTGGTGGAGAATGTGCCGCCTGTATTGGTGCGGGCCGGCTTGTCATTTGGTAATCCCCGTTTCAACGTTACCTGTCAATATGCTTACCAGGCGAAGCAATACTCCGATGCTACCAATACCGAGGAAACACCGACGGCAGTGGATGGCGCCATTCCCGCCTTTAGTGTAATGGACCTCAGTCTTAGTTACAACTGGCGACAGTTCACCCTGTACACGGGTGTCAACAATATAACAGATGAAAAGTACTTTACACGCCGGGCAGATGGCTATCCCGGACCTGGTATCCTCCCGGCTGATAAAAGGAACTTCTATGCCACCATTCAGTTTAAATTATAG
- a CDS encoding response regulator transcription factor produces MPVLIGMKILVIDNDGVLSSHVAQFLKSEGHWCEMYRSPAPAQEALAAHYYDVIVYNIALLDQQELDLLRFLRQSKLDKKTVLTFAPNPVVTPAKMEGLGMATLTKPYTLPGLDEQLNRIIRNENLEGHEHISFNKLMIDIPGRMVTMQGEVIGLTRREYDLLLHLALNKNKVISKNTLARYLSTGTPEAPADFSALYVHVKNLKKKLKAAGCDDLIETVYGIGYRLTYNLN; encoded by the coding sequence TTGCCCGTATTAATTGGCATGAAGATCCTGGTCATAGACAATGATGGAGTACTGAGCAGCCATGTTGCGCAATTCCTGAAATCGGAAGGGCACTGGTGTGAAATGTACCGCTCCCCGGCTCCCGCGCAGGAGGCCCTGGCCGCTCATTATTATGATGTTATTGTGTACAATATAGCCCTCCTCGACCAGCAGGAGCTTGACCTGCTGCGGTTTCTCCGGCAATCTAAACTGGATAAGAAAACGGTGCTGACCTTTGCGCCCAACCCTGTTGTTACCCCTGCCAAGATGGAAGGGCTCGGCATGGCCACCCTGACCAAGCCCTATACCCTGCCAGGGCTTGATGAACAGCTCAACCGGATCATCCGGAATGAAAACCTGGAAGGCCATGAACATATCAGCTTCAATAAGCTGATGATTGATATACCAGGACGAATGGTAACGATGCAAGGCGAGGTAATAGGCCTTACCCGCCGGGAATATGACCTGCTGCTGCACCTGGCCCTGAATAAGAATAAAGTGATCTCCAAAAACACGCTGGCCCGGTACCTCTCCACCGGCACCCCGGAAGCGCCCGCCGACTTCAGCGCTTTGTATGTGCATGTCAAAAACCTGAAGAAGAAACTAAAGGCTGCAGGCTGCGATGACCTGATTGAAACAGTATATGGTATCGGCTACCGGCTCACCTATAATTTAAACTGA
- a CDS encoding YiaA/YiaB family inner membrane protein, whose amino-acid sequence MFGLFSAISVQKAVRDQLEGIPVTNLYYGIAWFTTLLSILLLTIGLWNADLTKSEKGFYAMAFTLSIFAAIAVQKNTRDVKASQQDGNNSPGNNTEK is encoded by the coding sequence ATGTTTGGCCTGTTCTCCGCCATCTCCGTTCAAAAAGCAGTACGCGATCAGTTGGAAGGCATACCGGTTACTAACCTGTATTATGGTATTGCCTGGTTTACCACGCTCTTATCCATCTTACTGCTCACCATTGGCCTTTGGAATGCCGATCTTACCAAAAGCGAAAAAGGCTTTTATGCCATGGCATTCACCCTCAGCATCTTTGCGGCCATTGCTGTACAAAAAAATACAAGGGATGTAAAAGCCAGTCAGCAAGACGGGAACAACAGCCCCGGTAACAATACAGAAAAGTAA